In a single window of the Limnochorda sp. L945t genome:
- a CDS encoding flippase, producing the protein MVRNATALYAVRFATYVVPLVTLPYLTRVLGPESFGRLAFYQAFSFWIALLLEYGFGLSATREVAQLRASPAALSRIAAEVLGSKLVLVVPVLALSLAGPRWIPSFHGGTAYLVWAVGAAVFQGFNPLWYFQGREQLQVPAALDFAGRVVAAGAIFLAVRAPADGPVVLALQAVTSAVVTVVTTALMYRDLSWRTPTLEGTRKALKAGSVLFLLRLTNNLYTTLNTLPLGLLVPFSLVGFYAAADKVVRAALGLFGPLSQALFPHISHLVSEDRTRAHRLARLSLVAMAAAGCLMAAGVIVLAPVLVRLLFGPGYEPAIPVVRILALLMPLSAANNVLGTQWMIPLGLERSFTLTVAAAGVVNVLLAWVLAPSHGPAGMAVAVTSTEAFVTLAMLTILRRRGMLPFGAGADKRATAREGGS; encoded by the coding sequence GTGGTCAGGAACGCTACCGCGCTCTACGCCGTACGCTTTGCGACCTACGTCGTGCCACTCGTTACCCTGCCTTACCTGACCCGGGTGCTTGGGCCGGAGAGCTTTGGCCGGCTCGCCTTCTACCAGGCCTTCAGCTTCTGGATCGCGTTGCTGCTCGAGTACGGATTCGGGCTTTCCGCCACACGGGAGGTCGCGCAGCTTCGGGCCTCCCCCGCCGCCTTGAGTCGTATCGCGGCGGAAGTGCTCGGCTCCAAGCTCGTGCTGGTGGTGCCCGTCCTGGCGCTCTCGCTCGCCGGGCCGCGGTGGATTCCCAGCTTCCACGGCGGTACGGCTTACCTGGTATGGGCCGTGGGCGCGGCCGTGTTCCAGGGATTCAACCCGCTGTGGTACTTCCAGGGCCGCGAACAGCTCCAGGTACCCGCGGCCCTCGATTTCGCCGGCCGAGTGGTCGCGGCCGGCGCTATCTTTCTCGCCGTCCGCGCACCGGCAGACGGCCCTGTCGTGCTGGCCCTGCAGGCTGTCACGTCGGCGGTGGTCACGGTCGTCACGACGGCGCTCATGTACCGGGATCTGTCCTGGCGGACGCCCACCCTGGAGGGCACCCGGAAGGCGTTGAAGGCAGGGTCGGTACTGTTCTTGCTGCGGCTCACCAACAACCTCTACACGACGCTCAACACGCTGCCGCTGGGGCTCCTGGTCCCGTTTTCGCTGGTCGGGTTTTATGCCGCGGCAGACAAAGTGGTGCGTGCTGCCCTCGGCCTCTTCGGGCCGCTGAGCCAGGCGTTGTTTCCGCACATCAGCCATCTCGTCTCCGAGGATCGCACCCGTGCGCATCGTCTCGCGCGCCTGAGTCTCGTCGCCATGGCCGCTGCAGGATGCCTGATGGCCGCCGGCGTCATCGTACTGGCTCCCGTGCTGGTTCGCCTCCTCTTCGGGCCGGGATATGAGCCCGCCATACCGGTAGTACGCATACTGGCGCTCCTCATGCCCCTCTCCGCCGCCAACAACGTGCTCGGCACGCAGTGGATGATACCGCTGGGGCTGGAGCGCAGCTTCACGCTCACGGTGGCCGCTGCCGGAGTCGTCAACGTGCTGCTGGCGTGGGTGCTGGCCCCCTCCCACGGGCCGGCGGGGATGGCGGTGGCCGTCACCTCCACCGAAGCCTTCGTGACGCTGGCCATGCTCACCATCCTCCGGCGGCGGGGGATGCTTCCTTTCGGCGCCGGAGCCGACAAACGCGCGACGGCGAGGGAAGGGGGGAGCTGA